cgaagagcctaacacaactcactgtcccaaatttcagcaaaatcggataataaatgtggtttttatgggcccaagaccttaaatcggccgatcggccAGGGgtctttatcaagatatagcccattttcgaacttaacctggttatggacaaaagtagaatctgtgcaaagtttcagctcaatatctctatttttaaaaactgtagcgtgatgtcAAAAGACAGACTGACGGCCAGATGGTctgagatttttacgacgatcaagaatatatatatgtactttatagtgtcggaaatgtatatttcgatgtgttgcaaacggaatgacaaaatgaatataaccccatccttcggtagtaggtataaaaaaattgcctCACTATGTATATCGATAGTGGTATATTAGCTCTTTTCTTCTGCCAAATGGTTGCAATTACATATTTTTGACCCACGCATTCCGAATGAgttatttcaaaattatgttTGGTATTGTTCTTTCATGGGAATTGCAAATATATGTCGTGCTGGCAGAATCTTACAATGTTGGCAGCACATACAACACAAAATGCTGTTGCGGTTAATATTTAATCTGTATTCCCATTGCCATTGGTCAGTCGATAGAGAGACAAATAATCCAGTCAGAGTTTACTCATCTAAGAATTCGTTAGTTGCCGATTAATGCGCATTGAAAGGACTATCAGTTTTCTTGTGTTAGTGTTTTCACATCTATTAATCATAAATGGTATAGGCGGCATTGGAAACTTGTATCAAAGTTTCAACACAAACGAGCATAATCCAATGCATGGAGATATTTTGAAATTGTTGGGGAGTATCAAATTGAAACTGAACTATGGATACATTATCATATGGAGGAATGGTATTGATACTGCCACAGAAGAGTGCATATTTGAGACCTTAATCAAGAGTTTGTCTAATGAAACGGTGATAGTCATGGACAATGCAATATTTAACAGTTACAACTTTGAGAAGGACAGACTTGCCAAGACTGGTTTAATGTTGAGATGTTGGGGCAATACCGAAGTCGTGCCTAATATACAGTTAACGGATCTGTTGCTTGGCCAGTTAATTTGGGCTCAAGAGGAAATATTAATCAGCAATATTTGCCGAAAAGTTAAACACGACCTGCTGTTTAATAAATTTGTCATTGGCAAAAACTCTTTCATGTACCAAATAGTTCACACCTGTAATATGGAAAATCCATTGAAGCTGAACTCTTCTACGCTAAGAATGCTTCATCGATTCGCAAGTGATGACATGCGACGAATGAAAGTAGTGACCGAGTCCAATCAGGTGCCTCCACGCAGCATTTTGTATCATGATGCAGCAGGAAATTTGCAATTGGATGGGTTTGTGGCCAACTGTATAACAACATTTGCCGAAAGATATCACGCTACATTGGTAATAATTCCGCCTCCGATATTGGGTCAAGCGGTTTTCTATGAAGTCTTGTTAAATAAAACATCCGAAGGTTTAATTGATATTCCAGCCATGGCGAGCCCCTATAAAAGTACTAACCAACGATTGAAGAGCATATACTACTCCTATCCCCTGGAGATAACGGATCTCTGTTACATGATCCCGCTGCCTCATCTCATGGAAGCCAACAAAGTATTTGTGTACATTATACACACTGATGTTATGATTAttatcgcaattcttatcattatCTACGCCATACTCCTGACTATAGCAACGCAAAAATCGACCAGAATTCTTTCCTTATCAAATATATTGTTGAATGACAAGAGCATACGTGTTCTCTTGGGTCAGTCTTTCGTTATGCCCTTAAAGCCATGTCTCTTTATGCAATACGTGTGTTTCCTCTCGTGCTATACAAGTTTGATCATCTCCACCACCTATCAGGCTTATCTGCAATCGCATCTGATACACCCGGCCTTCGAAAAACGTATAGAGACCTATGACGACATGAGAAGCACTGGGATGAGAATTCTAATTACGACACCTAATTCAGATTTCATGGATCTCTCTGTTTATATCAGAAATCAAGACCTCTTTCTCCCTCAGGATTCACTTGATAAGTTGTTAAAACTTCGTGACACCATGGATACACGGTATGCCTATCCCGTGACCAACTCCAGGTGGGAGGTTTTTCAACAACAGCAACGTTTATTTCAGAGACCCTTGTTTTACTTTTCCCACAATTTGTGTTTGAAGAAACACGTTTTTCTGGCCATACCTATGCGACATAACATGCCCTACAGGGCCCTATTCGACAAGCATATAATGGAATTGTGGCAAATGGGTTTAATGCAGCATTGGATCCATACTAATTTCTATACAATGGTCCTTCGGAATTATGCAACATTCGAGGATTTAAGCACACCCGACGAGTTCGCCGATGCCATTGAGTTAAATGATTTCAAATGGATTTGGGCATTTTTTGCAGGTTTTCTTATGATGGCATCTCTAATATTTCTTTGTGAATTGATTTACtttcacaaatttttaaaactacCAAAATAATAAGTTTATCTAAATTGTCTTACACGTAtgctttttaattttcaatgcgGATAATAAAAACATATATGATATGGTATTTGTAGCTTACCCAGAAGCATAAGTCGTATTTTATTAAACTTGCCttaaatcagacagcactcatttaatGTAAGAAATTTGCCTCCTGTTCTTTTAATAGTTAAAAGTCTTTAGCATTGGCCTCCAATTAACAGTCGAGCTAAAAATATGTGTGAAAAAACCTTTATGTATAGGCGGAAGGATTTCGACAGCAATCATATAAACGAAATTAGCACGAAAAGATTCTACAAAaatcaaactattgggttgcccaaaaagtaattgcggattttttaaaagaaagtaaatgcatttttaataatacttagaatgaactttaatcaaatatactttttttctaaagcaagctaaaagtaacagctgataactgacagaagaaagaatgcaattacagagtcacaagctgtgaaaaaatttgtcaacgccgactatttgaaaaatccgcaattacttttttggcaactttGGTACCCCTTTACACCTTTACCCTGTAGAGcattaagcctataaaaggagtattaagcctataaaaggataatttttgtctgattgtgatgaaatttgaaacagtgagttttgctaAACTTCTACATTTTCTTGATGAATAACGTACCGAacgcaccatatttggatatagctgccatatagaccgatttcccgatatagagtattgagcttataaaaggaaaattcattcgattttgacgaaatgtggaacagtgaacTTTGGTATCCCTCTACACCtttctgttgaatatcgtccagatcgggccatatttggatatagctaccatgcaGTAGAATGAAACGTCTATTCCTTTTCTTTTGATTGTATAGCCTGGTGAcattttttaaaccgatttaagtgaaattttgtttgcaccctTTGCACAAACAGGTATCAAGTTTAAGGCATTTTGAAGTAGAGTATGAGTATTTTACTCAAATATGCGGCTTAACTAAGCATTTGAGGGTACATTCTATCACAAAACAAGCTTCACAAACCAACTCAATCTGGTGTGGGTTAGTGTCTGTGAGAGAAAGAGCCCGATCGGCAAAATCTGGCCTATATGTCTCCAGACAACGTCTTTTGGATTAGATTACAAATTTGTTATACAAAGTGTCGGGAGCGTCGGCGTTCCTCAATAACCTCCCAAATAGGCATGTAGTGCGTTCGGGACGCGAAACTCAAACGAAAGAATAGTACACATTAGATATTGACATTCGGGATCAAGTATCTTACCACGCTTCACTTCGAAAAACTAAAAACCAAACCGACGAAAGGGTCGATCTGCAAAACATGGGAAGCAAATTGAAGgttttaaaaagaaattaataattttatatccaatgttaggtttgtgcaaagtttcaagctcctagcttaactccttcgaaagttagtgtgctttcgacagacagagggacggacgaatggactgtcatggctagatcgacataaaatttcatgatgatcaagagtttacatatactttatggggtcttagacgcatatttcgaggtgttacaaacggaatgaagaaattagtatacacccatcctaaggtagagggaacaaaaaaaaacaaaaataaaacgcttAAAAATTATCATTGCGACGAACAATTATATTTTAATTGCTGAATATATAGTATATAAATTATAGTAAATATGCAAGATTTCCCTCTACCGTTGAACGGTAGTCGCGAATTTGATTGCAAAAGATGACTCCtctatgcaaaaattcaaaacttctttaaagccaaaaattttttggtttttgagcATAAGACGATTTATTATATGAAAAGatgattatttttgtttgttaatatCTTGTACACATTTTTTAGTCAAATTAAGAGAGTATTTTTATACTTGCAATTTACTTTCCAATCGTATTCatatatttctttatttatgtatttatttatataaacaTCTTGATGTATATTTCAAGGAAGGGGTAATATTTTAATTATCCTTATCCCAATCAATCTTTTTTATGATTTGAAAAATACATTGTTATTTCCGAGTTGAATTTTGTCATCTAGCATatctagaataaaaaaaaaaaacatttttttttgacataaCTCTACAAagagcaaaacttttttttgcagatattttGCCTAGCTGGTCAAAATGCCTAATTCGATTTGAAGGCGAAAaacttattaaatttaaatttgatatttatattaatacctacaaaatgcaaaaaaaataatatcatatattatatataaataatatataaaatataaaaaactccTATCAGTAATTTTGACTGATTTGTTTTTCCCAGTCTTAGATTATTATATAGAATGGAACTGTACAAAATCCCGTTTTCTTGGTTTTGAAGCCTGAAAAAAGTTTTATGTATCTTTATAAAACGCATTATTATTGATAGAAATAGCGTACATTTACATATGCAGTTGAGCACCGATAAATGAAacaaacataatttttataccctccaccataagatggggggtatactaatttcgtcattctgtttgtaactcctcgaaatattcgtctaagaccccatggagtatatatattcttgatcgtcatgacaatttaagtcgaactagccatttccgtccgtctggccgttcgtccgttcgtctgtctgtcgaaagcacgctaactttcgaaggaataaaactagccgcttgaaattttgcacaaatacttcttattagtgtaggtcggttgggattgtaaatgggctatatcggtccacgttttggtatagttgccatataaactgatctgggatcttgacttcttgagccgctagagggcacaatttcaatcagatttggctgaaattttgcatgaggtgttttattatgacttccaacaactgtactgagtatggttaaatcggtccataacctaatatagctgccatataaaccgatctggggtcttgacttcttgagccactagagggcgcaattattatccgatttagcttaaattttgtacaacacgtatgttaaaggtcgttAGAGAAGccgacctttaacatacgtgtcgaaaatggcatgaatcggtttacagCTTAAtgcagctgccctataaaccgatctccctattttacataAAACAAGGCCAGAATATAAAAAACAATGTATCTGGCGCCCCAAAATCATAGGTAAGTCTAGTTGCAAGAACCGTTTTGCTCTATTTCAAATGTAGGTCATAGCAAAGGTGTAACGTTTGACAACTTCTAACATATTTTTGTCGTGACTGTGAAATCTTTCAATGTTGAACACAAATAGTAAAATTTACAACGTGTTGTTGTGTTTAATATTTAATGGGATTGGGTATGGGAACTGCGTGGGTTAATCTTTGGCCATACAAAGTATTTAGTCGCAGTATAAACAATTCCAGTTCAGTTCTAGTGGATCTAGATCAATGTGcaaaaggaaaataattttcatagtGGTGACTTTACTGCTACATTTTTTCTtcagcaatggcaatatggagtacAAGGGGCAATATTTAAATCGCGTCGAACCGAATTTCCTGCAAGAGGATATACTGAATCTCTTGaagatattaaaatctgaattAACATATGAATATGTAATAGTTTGGAGCAAAATGCAGTCGGTTAAGTTCATCAAAGAAGAAGGTTGCTTATTTGACAGCTTAATTGGAAGTATATCTGATGAACCGTTTATGGTTCTGGGCAGCGCGTTTATTAACAACGACAACTTGGCCAGTGACAAACTTTCTAAGACAGCCCTCATGTTGAGTTGTTGGGATCAAGGCGTTGACGCGACTCGCACTAAGCTGATTGAAGTTTTAGTTGGTCATTTGATTTGGGCTC
The genomic region above belongs to Stomoxys calcitrans chromosome 5, idStoCalc2.1, whole genome shotgun sequence and contains:
- the LOC106081912 gene encoding uncharacterized protein LOC106081912; the protein is MRIERTISFLVLVFSHLLIINGIGGIGNLYQSFNTNEHNPMHGDILKLLGSIKLKLNYGYIIIWRNGIDTATEECIFETLIKSLSNETVIVMDNAIFNSYNFEKDRLAKTGLMLRCWGNTEVVPNIQLTDLLLGQLIWAQEEILISNICRKVKHDLLFNKFVIGKNSFMYQIVHTCNMENPLKLNSSTLRMLHRFASDDMRRMKVVTESNQVPPRSILYHDAAGNLQLDGFVANCITTFAERYHATLVIIPPPILGQAVFYEVLLNKTSEGLIDIPAMASPYKSTNQRLKSIYYSYPLEITDLCYMIPLPHLMEANKVFVYIIHTDVMIIIAILIIIYAILLTIATQKSTRILSLSNILLNDKSIRVLLGQSFVMPLKPCLFMQYVCFLSCYTSLIISTTYQAYLQSHLIHPAFEKRIETYDDMRSTGMRILITTPNSDFMDLSVYIRNQDLFLPQDSLDKLLKLRDTMDTRYAYPVTNSRWEVFQQQQRLFQRPLFYFSHNLCLKKHVFLAIPMRHNMPYRALFDKHIMELWQMGLMQHWIHTNFYTMVLRNYATFEDLSTPDEFADAIELNDFKWIWAFFAGFLMMASLIFLCELIYFHKFLKLPK